A stretch of the bacterium genome encodes the following:
- a CDS encoding glycosyltransferase family 2 protein codes for MTAIGLLMHNCPAMADKPLVSVIIANWNGTSHLEECLASIEAQTYPSIETVLVDNASIDGSVELIGADFPEIKLIENDVNRGYCASNNQGAREASGELLFLLNNDTIIAPGCVEQMVKALREQGERCIGCFPKVVFHSDPHIINAIGTTWHAHCHWRDARVGQIDLGQFSHSERVFGSIFPAVLLRRDMFLKIGMFDETMFSYCEDFDLCYRANILGYHFVTAPQAVVRHKYRSTAKSAFHERWQHYFFMRNYLYVFLKNYSLKSLIRHFPYAFYRYIAKSAVASMKGHDFRAFLLHARAVAFVLGKLPKLLRARRFVQKNRARSDEDVWSFSNVEHYNIFHHLGRPVLSLLNVRVGMTGLTEYHVGNREYQVE; via the coding sequence TTGACAGCGATTGGCCTTCTGATGCACAATTGCCCAGCAATGGCAGATAAGCCCCTTGTCTCCGTCATCATCGCCAACTGGAACGGGACCTCTCATCTTGAGGAGTGTCTGGCGAGCATCGAGGCCCAGACATACCCAAGTATCGAGACGGTGCTGGTCGATAACGCCTCGATTGATGGCTCGGTCGAGCTGATTGGTGCGGACTTCCCCGAAATCAAGTTGATAGAAAACGATGTAAATCGTGGCTATTGTGCAAGCAACAACCAGGGGGCGCGCGAGGCGTCCGGCGAGCTGCTCTTTCTGCTCAACAACGACACCATCATCGCGCCAGGCTGCGTTGAGCAGATGGTCAAAGCCCTGCGAGAGCAGGGCGAGCGCTGCATTGGGTGTTTCCCCAAGGTAGTATTTCATTCCGACCCCCATATCATAAACGCCATTGGCACGACCTGGCACGCCCACTGCCACTGGCGCGACGCCCGTGTCGGCCAGATAGACCTGGGCCAGTTCTCACACTCCGAGCGCGTGTTCGGGTCAATCTTCCCGGCGGTCTTGCTCCGGCGAGATATGTTCCTGAAGATTGGCATGTTTGACGAGACGATGTTCTCCTACTGTGAGGATTTCGATCTGTGCTATCGAGCCAACATACTTGGCTACCACTTCGTCACCGCCCCTCAAGCGGTCGTCAGGCATAAGTACCGCTCGACAGCAAAGTCTGCGTTTCACGAGAGGTGGCAGCACTATTTCTTCATGCGAAACTACCTTTACGTCTTTCTGAAGAACTACTCGCTGAAAAGCCTCATCCGCCATTTCCCCTACGCCTTCTATCGCTACATCGCGAAGTCCGCCGTCGCCTCCATGAAAGGACATGACTTCAGGGCGTTTCTGCTTCACGCCCGTGCCGTCGCCTTCGTCCTCGGCAAGCTGCCGAAATTGCTTAGAGCTCGCCGGTTTGTGCAGAAGAACAGGGCCCGGAGTGATGAGGACGTCTGGAGCTTTTCAAACGTCGAGCACTACAACATATTTCATCATCTAGGCAGGCCAGTTCTAAGCCTGCTGAACGTGCGAGTCGGCATGACTGGCCTCACCGAGTATCACGTGGGCAATAGGGAGTATCAGGTTGAGTAG
- a CDS encoding bifunctional UDP-sugar hydrolase/5'-nucleotidase, which yields MSRRLWSRPTVWTAVALILLALVVSCGCSLTGTGRHYRAGTITVLETNDVHSHLFPWTYKPKSSTAVKVGGLARIATVVSQVRERERNVLLLDAGDIFYPYSLNRWRARPEIGAMNLIGYDCSAVGNHEFDLGDGQLGEALDLAEFPFLSANMDVSQSLPLAGKVQSYVIKSVGGHTVGIFGLITPNLHDISSPSKQVKVDSDLVAKVVEMVSYLRPRADLVFALTHIGLRQDVKLARSVSGIDVIFGGHSHDALEKPIEVTNPAGKRTLIVQSGCYGRFVGKLQLECSPDGIASYQWSLLNVDESVEDDVRVASFLEPFRPADEEQVGIIEADLKLFGAELLATDSTVGTLVCDAIAEQFPTAAVVAVNSGGIRGDFQPAGPITRSRIDEILPFRNQIVLVWVSGSELESMLERSVQALPRPSGGFLQLSGLEVTVRLARRPVLVGREGKPVRPGERIVSVSVGGKPLDERENYLIATIDYLAGGGDGYMELARAKNRILTGKTLNDILADYIKSHSPLHPRRRRAYRFVWDE from the coding sequence TTGAGTAGAAGGCTTTGGTCTCGGCCAACAGTCTGGACAGCGGTCGCGCTGATACTGCTGGCTCTCGTCGTTTCCTGTGGCTGCTCTCTCACTGGCACTGGCCGGCATTACCGGGCAGGCACGATCACTGTGCTGGAGACGAACGACGTTCACAGCCATCTGTTCCCCTGGACATATAAGCCTAAGTCGTCAACAGCAGTCAAGGTCGGCGGGCTTGCGCGCATCGCCACAGTCGTGAGCCAGGTCCGGGAACGCGAGCGGAACGTTCTGCTGCTCGACGCGGGCGACATTTTCTACCCCTATTCACTCAACCGTTGGCGTGCCCGGCCCGAAATCGGCGCCATGAACCTGATCGGCTACGATTGCTCGGCGGTCGGCAATCACGAGTTTGACCTCGGCGACGGGCAGCTTGGCGAGGCGCTGGATCTGGCCGAGTTCCCGTTTTTGTCTGCGAACATGGACGTCAGCCAGTCTTTGCCGCTTGCCGGAAAGGTCCAAAGCTACGTAATCAAGAGCGTGGGCGGTCACACAGTCGGCATATTCGGCCTCATCACGCCTAATCTGCACGATATTTCCAGCCCCAGTAAGCAGGTGAAGGTTGACAGCGATCTCGTGGCCAAGGTCGTAGAGATGGTCTCATACCTGAGGCCAAGGGCCGACCTGGTGTTTGCTCTGACGCACATCGGCCTTCGTCAGGATGTCAAGCTCGCCCGTTCCGTCAGCGGCATCGACGTCATCTTCGGCGGCCACTCACACGACGCGCTAGAAAAGCCGATCGAAGTTACGAATCCGGCCGGAAAACGGACGCTGATTGTCCAGTCCGGTTGCTACGGCAGGTTCGTCGGCAAGCTTCAACTTGAGTGCTCCCCTGATGGCATCGCGTCATATCAATGGTCGCTTCTGAACGTAGATGAGAGCGTCGAGGACGATGTGCGAGTAGCGTCCTTCCTCGAGCCGTTTCGGCCCGCCGACGAGGAGCAGGTCGGCATCATAGAGGCCGATCTCAAGCTCTTCGGAGCGGAGCTTCTGGCCACGGATTCAACAGTCGGCACCCTTGTCTGCGACGCCATTGCGGAGCAATTCCCAACCGCGGCCGTCGTCGCCGTGAACTCGGGCGGCATCCGAGGGGATTTTCAGCCAGCAGGCCCGATAACCAGGTCCCGAATTGACGAGATACTGCCATTTCGCAACCAGATCGTGCTTGTCTGGGTCTCAGGCTCGGAGCTCGAATCGATGCTCGAGCGCTCTGTCCAGGCGCTGCCACGGCCGAGCGGTGGGTTCCTTCAACTAAGTGGGCTTGAGGTTACGGTTCGGCTCGCCAGGCGGCCCGTGTTGGTCGGGAGGGAAGGCAAGCCCGTCAGGCCGGGGGAGAGAATCGTGAGCGTGTCGGTAGGTGGCAAGCCGCTGGACGAGCGTGAGAACTACCTCATTGCCACGATCGACTACCTCGCTGGGGGCGGCGACGGCTACATGGAGCTCGCTCGGGCCAAGAATCGCATCCTGACGGGCAAGACCCTGAACGACATTCTGGCAGACTACATAAAATCGCACTCCCCGCTTCATCCGAGGCGCCGGAGAGCCTACCGATTTGTATGGGATGAGTAA
- a CDS encoding NCS2 family permease codes for MLESYFRLKENNTTVKTEITAGLVTFMTMAYIVFVNPTILSDPHGAGMSFSGVLVATCIASFFATLMMAFVARYPIALAPGMGLNAYFSYIICGAMGVPWQIALGIVFLSGLTFTILTLLKVREMLVDAIPAGLKLATAAGIGLFIAFVGLQHAGIVARNPNTFVTFGDISKAPALVALFGLVLTAMLVARKVKGGILFGLLATGVVAVISGITTFEGVISTPDFSSVMFKLDILGALSLDYVVPIIVLLFFDMFDTIGTLIGVSEQCGFVKNDKLPRINRALLSDSVGTMAGAACGTSTVTSYIESAAGVIEGGRTGLASVMTALLFLVAMFFTPLAKAFATGCVTAPALIIVGCLMMQNIKKIRWEDFTEAIPAFLTIILMPLTFSIANGLALGFISYPLVKVAAGRSKEVHWLVYVLAGIFLLRYIFLH; via the coding sequence GTGCTAGAGAGCTACTTCCGACTGAAGGAGAACAACACCACGGTCAAGACCGAGATTACGGCCGGCTTGGTTACGTTCATGACAATGGCCTACATCGTGTTCGTCAATCCGACCATACTATCCGACCCCCATGGCGCTGGGATGAGTTTCTCAGGCGTCTTGGTTGCGACCTGCATCGCCTCATTCTTCGCGACCTTGATGATGGCCTTTGTCGCCCGCTATCCGATTGCACTTGCGCCCGGCATGGGCCTGAACGCCTATTTCAGCTACATAATCTGCGGGGCAATGGGCGTCCCGTGGCAAATAGCGCTGGGTATCGTGTTCCTGTCGGGCCTGACCTTCACCATCCTGACCCTGCTCAAGGTGAGAGAGATGCTCGTCGATGCGATTCCCGCAGGTCTGAAGCTCGCCACGGCCGCGGGCATCGGCCTGTTTATCGCGTTCGTCGGCCTACAACACGCCGGCATCGTCGCCCGGAACCCGAACACTTTCGTTACCTTTGGGGACATTTCCAAGGCGCCGGCCCTCGTTGCATTGTTCGGCCTTGTTCTGACAGCTATGCTCGTCGCAAGGAAGGTCAAGGGCGGGATTCTCTTCGGCCTGCTCGCAACCGGCGTTGTCGCCGTCATCTCGGGCATCACGACGTTTGAGGGCGTCATCAGCACGCCGGACTTCAGCTCAGTAATGTTCAAACTCGACATCCTTGGGGCACTCAGTCTCGACTATGTCGTCCCCATCATCGTCCTTCTGTTTTTCGATATGTTCGACACCATCGGAACGCTCATCGGCGTGAGCGAGCAGTGCGGCTTCGTCAAGAACGACAAGCTGCCCAGAATCAACCGAGCTTTGCTGTCCGACTCGGTCGGCACCATGGCCGGTGCGGCCTGCGGAACGTCAACGGTAACGAGCTACATCGAGAGCGCCGCAGGCGTCATCGAGGGCGGCAGGACCGGGCTTGCGTCCGTGATGACCGCGCTTCTATTCCTCGTCGCCATGTTCTTCACGCCTTTAGCAAAAGCGTTCGCAACCGGCTGCGTTACGGCGCCTGCGCTGATCATAGTCGGCTGCCTAATGATGCAGAACATCAAGAAGATCAGGTGGGAGGACTTCACCGAGGCAATCCCAGCCTTCCTCACGATCATACTCATGCCGCTAACGTTCAGCATCGCCAACGGACTCGCGCTCGGGTTCATCAGCTATCCCCTCGTCAAAGTGGCGGCCGGCAGGTCAAAAGAAGTCCACTGGCTGGTCTATGTGTTGGCCGGCATATTCCTTTTGAGGTACATTTTCCTGCATTAG
- a CDS encoding radical SAM protein, which translates to MKNRDIRILFVNPGRGIYDMPPLGVCYLSSYLKKYGTNTYKTVLADEYAGHNPIKVARQFEPDIIGFSSATAQYHRATRLARKMRRFSNAPLVIGGLHPTALPEQVIKEGFFDIAVVSEAERSFTHLVDALAASGFALDSGVLRQIPGIAFRSDDEIVLTEPPKFIDDLDTIPFPDRSLLDLTHYLHRNAAIRSMITRNTTLMTSRGCPFRCIYCISVHRRQLREHSPEYVIEEMQSLVRDYNLEGLCIIDDTFIFDGKRASRIAELMLQTGIARRLKWPCYGRANIVSRCEDSFINLLKKAGMAQMEFGFESASKRVLQFLKGKGVTPEDNEATLDRLERLNVRALATFLTGVPTETAEESRMTVEFIRRNFERLAYFEILYLVPYPGTRVWEMHHMDDIISPNLWQNYKIGLNKRFPVDSEFTRNIDYETATKAVNEVMSMMVKKQKLTYNLRFLRDRLRIAPLDTVKKVAAHFLGR; encoded by the coding sequence GTGAAGAATCGCGATATTAGGATACTTTTTGTGAACCCCGGCCGGGGTATCTACGACATGCCGCCGTTGGGTGTCTGCTACTTGAGTTCCTATCTTAAAAAGTATGGGACCAACACATACAAGACTGTTCTCGCCGATGAATACGCTGGACACAATCCGATCAAGGTGGCGAGACAGTTTGAGCCTGATATTATCGGCTTTTCGAGCGCGACAGCCCAGTATCACAGAGCCACCCGGCTGGCCAGAAAAATGCGAAGGTTCTCAAATGCACCTCTCGTCATCGGCGGGCTGCATCCGACTGCTCTGCCAGAGCAGGTCATCAAGGAGGGCTTCTTCGATATCGCTGTCGTCTCCGAGGCGGAGCGCTCCTTCACACACCTGGTCGATGCTCTTGCCGCCTCGGGCTTTGCGCTCGACAGCGGCGTGCTGCGGCAGATTCCGGGCATAGCGTTCAGGTCTGACGATGAGATTGTGCTCACTGAGCCGCCGAAGTTCATCGATGACCTCGATACGATCCCCTTCCCAGACAGGTCTCTGCTCGACCTTACGCACTACCTCCATCGCAACGCCGCTATCCGGAGCATGATCACCAGAAACACGACGCTAATGACGTCGCGAGGCTGTCCGTTTAGGTGCATATACTGCATCTCAGTGCATCGGCGCCAGCTTCGCGAACACTCGCCCGAATACGTCATAGAGGAGATGCAGAGCTTGGTTCGGGACTACAACCTTGAGGGGCTTTGTATAATCGACGACACCTTCATCTTTGACGGGAAGCGGGCCTCGCGCATCGCCGAGCTAATGCTCCAGACAGGAATCGCACGACGGCTCAAGTGGCCGTGTTACGGACGGGCCAACATCGTCAGCAGGTGCGAGGATTCCTTCATCAACCTCCTCAAGAAGGCGGGCATGGCCCAGATGGAGTTCGGCTTCGAGAGCGCCTCAAAACGAGTGCTTCAGTTCCTCAAAGGCAAGGGCGTAACCCCTGAAGACAACGAGGCCACGCTCGACCGGCTGGAACGCCTCAATGTCCGGGCGCTCGCGACATTTCTGACCGGAGTGCCAACCGAGACTGCCGAAGAGAGCAGAATGACCGTGGAGTTCATTCGCCGAAACTTCGAGCGGCTGGCATACTTTGAGATACTTTATTTGGTCCCGTACCCCGGCACGAGGGTCTGGGAGATGCACCACATGGATGACATCATCTCGCCCAACCTGTGGCAAAACTACAAGATCGGCCTGAACAAGAGGTTCCCCGTCGATTCAGAGTTCACAAGGAACATCGATTACGAGACTGCCACCAAGGCTGTCAATGAGGTCATGTCGATGATGGTCAAAAAACAGAAGCTCACGTATAACCTTCGCTTCCTGCGAGACCGGTTGAGGATTGCCCCACTCGACACTGTCAAGAAAGTCGCCGCACATTTCCTTGGCCGGTAG